In the Telopea speciosissima isolate NSW1024214 ecotype Mountain lineage chromosome 2, Tspe_v1, whole genome shotgun sequence genome, one interval contains:
- the LOC122651863 gene encoding photosystem I reaction center subunit III, chloroplastic-like produces MSLTIPTSFTKPISKPLSTFTSKPISKSILCSTSNPSSSSPPPIESQSLKSFSAALALSSILLSSTAAAPLPASADIAGLTPCKESKQFAKREKQQLKKLETAMKQYAPDSAPALALKATMEKTKRRFDNYGKQGLLCGTDGLPHLIVSGDQRHWGEFITPGILFLYIAGWIGWVGRSYLIAIRDEKKPTQKEIIIDVPLASRLLWRGFIWPVAAYREYLNGELVVDDADVTVV; encoded by the coding sequence ATGTCACTCACCATACCCACAAGCTTCACCAAACCCATCTCCAAACCCCTATCTACCTTCACCTCCAAACCCATCTCCAAATCCATCCTCTGCTCAACCTCAaacccatcatcatcatcaccaccaccaataGAATCACAATCACTCAAATCCTTCTCAGCTGCCTTAGCTCTCTCTTCCATCCTCCTCTCCTCCACTGCCGCCGCCCCTCTCCCGGCTTCCGCCGACATCGCCGGACTCACCCCATGCAAGGAATCAAAGCAATTTGCTAAACGTGAGAAACAACAGCTGAAGAAGCTTGAAACCGCCATGAAACAATACGCACCGGATTCAGCTCCGGCACTGGCACTCAAAGCCACCATGGAGAAGACCAAACGAAGATTTGACAATTATGGTAAACAGGGGCTTTTGTGTGGAACAGATGGGTTGCCTCACTTGATTGTGAGTGGTGATCAGAGGCACTGGGGTGAGTTCATCACACCAGGGATCTTGTTCCTCTACATTGCTGGATGGATCGGGTGGGTGGGTCGGAGCTACCTGATTGCAATCCGAGATGAAAAGAAACCAACCCAGAAGGAAATTATCATTGATGTGCCTTTGGCTTCTAGGTTGCTGTGGAGAGGGTTCATCTGGCCTGTGGCTGCTTACAGAGAATACTTGAATGGTGAACTCGTTGTTGATGATGCTGATGTCACGGTTGTCTGA
- the LOC122649736 gene encoding LOB domain-containing protein 4, giving the protein MKEAGRKQGAASPCAACKLLRRRCAQDCVFAPYFPADEPQKFANVHKVFGASNVNKMLQELPLHQRGDAVSSMVYEANARVRDPVYGCVGAISSLQQQIDVLQTQLALAQAEVVHMRMRQAASTSNHGGNSSDSASPSSKLISPHTKSFFALDMVDQANLGESLWSC; this is encoded by the exons ATGAAGGAGGCCGGCAGGAAACAAGGGGCAGCATCACCTTGTGCTGCGTGCAAGCTTCTTAGAAGGCGGTGTGCTCAGGATTGTGTCTTTGCCCCTTACTTCCCTGCCGATGAGCCACAGAAGTTTGCTAATGTCCACAAGGTGTTTGGTGCTAGTAATGTCAACAAGATGTTACAG GAATTACCACTGCACCAACGCGGCGATGCTGTGAGTAGCATGGTTTATGAAGCTAATGCAAGGGTGAGAGACCCTGTCTATGGTTGTGTGGGTGCAATTTCTTCTCTGCAACAACAGATTGATGTCCTTCAAACCCAATTGGCTCTGGCACAGGCTGAGGTAGTCCATATGAGAATGCGCCAAGCAGCATCTACATCGAATCACGGCGGTAATTCAAGTGATAGTGCTTCCCCATCCTCCAAGCTAATTAGCCCACACACCAAGTCTTTCTTTGCTTTAGATATGGTAGATCAGGCCAATTTAGGGGAGTCCTTGTGGTCATGCTAG